GGAATCTATCGCGTAGTGTGAGGAGTCAATGGCAGCACAGGCCATGGCAAGCACAAAGGCGAGATGCCTGGCTTTGTTCGCCCAAACACTGCACCTGGGTAACACGACCCTCGTTTTCCCACCGTCGACACGAGTCTGAACTTCCAATATTTCTCATTACCCGCTAGACATCATTGGCAACCTCGTCCACAGCTCGCATTCAGACTCCTCACTCAGTATCTCCATGGGGACCCATCAGGATACTCTTGAAAATACTATTACTATTCGCTCCGTCACTCAGGAATGCCGCCTCAGGCTTCAAGAGTGCGTTATTCGGCatgctggaggaggcgggaAAGGAGAAAGCATCAACGCCCCAAATCTTGCCAGGTCTCATTGGGCTGAAAACCGCCTGAGCGACTTCAATTTGTGGGACGCTGGAGTTGGAGCAAGCGCGGCGGCACCGAATTCTCTCGATATTCGCCTGCGGAAAGATGCTTCGGCCAAGAAGGTCGTCATCAGCTCGTTGAGTACACTAGCGACATGGGCAACATTGTATCGAGATATTGCAGATGGGCTTGAGCCACAAGCCAGAGGCgcaggcgaagaagaagaccacCCTATTACTCTGGAAGAAGCAAGGCTCAGCGTCGAACAGCTGCTTGGAATTCTTGCCAATTTGGGCGTCGCAATTCGGCAGTCTGGCGCAATCTCGCGTCTGGGCAACGCGGACGGCACATTTCAGAAGCACAAGCACGAGTACTCCTCGCTGATGCAGCACCTGACATTCATCCTCCAGCTCTCCCATCTTCCTCGTGCAAAAGTCCCCGTGGGCGATGGCGGTGCTACAGCAGAAATGATTCAAGTGCCAATCGCCTCAGATGAGCAACAGGGCCCGCTGCGATTCGAACAGCAAGTCCTCATCGATGCAAACGCCAAGCGTCGCCATCGATTTGAATTTGTGAGGGAACGCCGGGGTGAATTGAAGATGGCTGTTGATCCACAGGATTCTGCACCAGCTTCATCACCAGACTCGCGTTTGCGGGAGGGTCTGTCTCAGTCGGTGCCGGCTCCAACTGGCGAGATCCAATATCCTAccatgatggccaaggcgccTTCAACAGAGGCAGTTGAAAAGCCTCCGCCTCGCTCACAACGCTCAACAGCCACTACGAATCAATTATCCGAGTTGACAGCTGACATCCCGTTGGATTTACTTGTTGAAGAGCTTCCTGCGGCCGCACCCCCCACGGCCATCGCTCTCAAAGCTGACTATCCAAGCCCCCCGAAACCGTCCTCCGATGCCGCCGGACTCGTGTGCCCATATTGCAATTTAACCCTCCCGAGCGAGACTGCACGGGCGGGGCAGTGGAAGTCAGTTCACCAGACAATAATACCCTGCGTTCTGTATACTAACTTGCTACGCTTGCAGGAAACATGTTTCCGAGGATCTGGAGCCCTACACATGCTTCCTTCCGGACTGTCCACAGGACAACCGCTTCTTCAATACCTTCAAGGCGTGGAAAACAAACGTCTTCTCGGACCATCAAGTTTGCCGGGGATGGACGTGTTTCTTCTGCCAAGAACCTCGCAACTTTGCTCAAGAAAGCGCCTTCAGTGCACACGTAAAGGCGTTTCATCATGATGCTGTGTCTGAAGAGTACCTGGGTGACCTCTCTACGGCATGCCAGATAATGGATGAGCCCACTCTAGACATGTGCCCCGTTTGCTCGATGCATGAGGCGGCCTGGACGATAAAAAAGGCCGAATGTACACATTTCGACCCGGGAACTGACTCGTTCTTGGACCATATCGGAAAATGCATGCATGATTTTGCTTTACGGGCACTGCCGTCTACGGAGCTTGATGGTTTAGTCGACGAATCCAGTGCGGCACCTACTGGCGCGGCATATCTTGATAGTCGCTCGTCCCTTTCTTCAGTCAGCCTAGGCTCCTCGACTCTCGAGGGGGGTGACCGAGGAAGGAATTCGATCTGCTACATGCTGCTATGTATTCAAGCCACGAGAGAATGCAGGCATGGCTCAAGGGGCAAGAAAACAAAACCTAGCTCAATCGGCAAGAAGACAAAATCGAGTTTCCGCTTTAACCTACAGGCTGGCTCAGACCACGTGGACCATTGAAGCTTATCGTAATCGAATCTGGTAATCTTCCCATGTGCTATCCAGTTATCCGAGACTTTATTCTGGTCCTAACAACGGCCATTAACCGGCTTCTTCCTTGTTCATAATGGGAGGAAGTATGATGCTGAGCAAGTCGTGTTTTCTAAATGAGGGAACCGCTTGAGAGACTGTACATAGCAGATATTTGACTAAATAGACTTTGTCCACTCCACAAGTCACAACACAGGCACAAGCTACATCTACAGCATAACCTCGAGCAGCATGCCTTTACGCTGCTGAATCACGCGCGATTCCACCATCTCGAGGGCCCTTTTCAGGTCCGCGACCGTCTTCACTCGGACACCCCTCATCCAGGCTCCGTCGTCGTCAGCCAAACCCCCCCCACCAGCCCCCGACCCGGCCGCCGCTTCCGCCAAAGCGGCATAGTTTGGCGTCGGGCAAAAGGAAATGTTAATCTCGTCATCAGTAGCGCCGGCAGCAAGGCCGTCGGGGTAGACGAGTTGCGCCGAGTTGCGAGGCGCCTTCCAGCCTGCAGGTATATTAGCGGACAGCCGTGTGGATTGCCAGTACAAGCACGCTCACCTCCGTTGTTCAACACAATCGTCAGCACAGGAATCTCGTATTTGCTCGCAACCCACAGCGCGCTCGAGGGCGCCGCGCACATGAAGCTCCCGTCGCCGACGACCTGGCAAACAAGACTGTGCTGGCGGGCCTGGTCGCTTTCCAGGTCCGTCAGGGCCATCTTGACGCCGAGGGCGGCCCCGTTGCTCCAGCCGATGCCCGTCGCGCCGCAGTTGATCCAGCTCCCGGGCCGGCTGGGCTGCAGCTGGTCGGACAGCGTCTGGGCAGCGGTGACGGCCTCAATCACAAACGTCGTCGACTCGGGGAGCGCCGTCTTGAGAAGGCTGCCAATGTTGGCGGCATTCAggggctcgtcgtcgccgagaCGAGCCTGGGCCGCGATTTCCGCCAGCCGAGAGGCGTGGACCTTTTCGCGGGCCGCGCCGCGGGCAGCGTACTCGGGGTCTTggagctgcttggccagcgcGGCGTCGTTTTTGATATACTCGACAAGCTGGCTGAGTGCGGTGAAGCTGTCGGCCTTCCAGCGCCCGTGGGCGGGGAAGAAGGAGACGGGAATCTGCTGGTTGAGCGGGTCGCAGTCGACGTGGTAGATggtggcgtcgtcgggggGCGGGTTCCGGGCCGGAATCCAGGGCACGTCGCAGTCAAGCAGGAAGACCAGGTCGGTGTCGCGGGTGCACTCGTCGAAGGCGAGGCGGAAGCCCTCGGAGGCGGGGTGCTCAAAGGGAAAGCAcacgtcgctgccgccggtGTCGTGGACCCTTATGCCGGGGACCAGGTCGGCCAGGGCGACCAGGAGGCCCGGGCAGCGGCGGTCCCGGCCCGAGTATCCGGTGACGACGAGCGGGCGGCGCGCCTGCACGAGGGCGcgggcaatggcggcgacggcgtcttCCGGCAGCGCACCGGGCCCGACGGGCACCCACTGCGCCTGGTCCAGCGAGTACGGCTGCACCTCCTGGGCGAGCACCTCGCGCGCGCCGGCCACGTAGACGGGGCCCTTGGGCGCGCTGCTGGCGAACTGCAGCGCGCGCCCGACCGTCTGCTTGACGTTGAGCCCCGTGCGCACCTCGCCCGTGTACCGGCAGTACTGGCGCACAATGGCCTTTTGGTCCGGCGCCTCCTGCAGCCAGTGCATGTACTCGGTGCGCGAGCCCGTcagctcgccggcctcgGTGTAGGGGCACATGCCGgcaaagatgaagacgggCACGCGGCCGACGCTGGCGTTGTGCACGCCGTGCCCGAGGGCTTGCGTCCCGACGTCGACGTGCACCAGCACGGCTTGCGGCCGACCCGATACGCGCGCGTACCCGTCCGCCATGGAAATCGCCGTCATCTCAGCCGGGCATGTGATGATGCGCGGCCACGCGTTGGGCCGTTCCCGCTTGCCCTTGACGATGGCTTCCAGGACCGACGGGTGGTCGGACCCGACGTTGACAAAACATGCCGTGATGCCGGCCTTTGCAGTCTGGTGTGAGCTATTTCATGTACATGTGAGCCGGTGCGTGGGCGGGGGGGGATCTCGTACTTCCCAGAGCGCCTCGAATAGGGCGAACGCGGTCGTGTACCTGGGAGCAAGTGTGAGCCCGTCTGTCCCCCGAGGCCTGCGGCGGTGAAAACTGGCACTCACGGCGCTTGCGTCAACTGCGAGGCGGCCATGCTGGCACGGTCCGGGGCCTGGCGCGAATACCGGCTCGTTGAAAAGGGCGCTGCGGGTGGTGACTCTGGTGAGGGTGGGAGACGTGCGAGTGGGCGGAAGCGACGCGACGCGGCCGAGGGAGGTAGGGGGCGGAAGTGGACTTTGCGTGCCAGGCGAGTGCGcaatgccatgatggcatctGCAAAGGGGCAATGGGGTTCTTATACTCTGTGCCGACGAGGTTATGCAGAGTTGGTAACGAGGGAGGGGGAAccggtggaggaggcgaTGTCGTGTTGGTTCGTGTAACGTCGGCTTTAAGACCGGGCTGTTGGTCCGATGTTCATCTTGTCAGAAACACGGTTACGTGCAAGCAGTGAGCACAGGCGGGCCATCTTAAGCGAGTACTAACAAGAATCTTGTATTTACAAATCGCACGgtttttctctctttgtACCACCATACTTGCCGCATGAAAGCATTCCCAATGGCCAACATGTCGGCGGGCCAAGCCTATTATACAATTCCCAAACCGAGACACGCTCCCAACACGCCACGACGGGCACAATGGCACTGACGGATGGACCTACAGAGTGTTTTCACCTTGCCGGTGTTGCTACGATGCTTTGCTACTTTGTCAACGGTACGGCCTGGCAGGGGTCGCTTTGCAGCTGGGTTGGTCTTGCAGCTCGACGTACTGTGCGTCCCCGTCGGTGGTGCTAAACATGGTGCTCATGAGGCTCTTGGTGAAGTAGGGGTCCGAGGGCGGCTTCCTCCCGTTCTTCAGCTCCTGGGACTCCTTGAGCTCCGAGCCCGTCGGGCGGCGAGGCCCGCTGCGCGTGCGGTTCTTCTTGCGGAAGAGGACGGCGAGCTCGGGGAAGCAGACGCACAGGTTGCCCGAGGcgagctcggcggcgccccAGAGCAGGATCTCGGGCTGCTTCCACGACGAGTCCGGGTTGCCGCTGTTTCGGAGGCGCACGACGAAGCCGATGGTGGCAAAGATGGGGGCGCTGCTGGGCGGTCAGAGAGGAGAGAGGCTTCTTCGACTGCCGTCAGTCGATCAATGGCAAAAGGCTTGACACGTACCACAGGCCGAACGTAAAGGCGAGCACGACGAGGACCCTCTTGAGCCGGTCCATCTGGAGCTTGCGCACGGCGTGGacgggcagcagcaggatcAGGTAGTCGGTGACGGTGTTGAAGGCGCCGCTCACGTTGAGTATGATGTGAATGTCGACGCACTTGCCGGGCACCGAGGGGTTCCAGATCTTGGCGCGCGGGTTGCACTCGAAAATCTTGACGAGCGACGTGCTGCCGTAGAAgccgaagatgatgacgatgagggtGACAATGGTCAGGTCAAACTTGCTCCAGCGGATGGGCGAGAAGACGCGGCGGTACAGCCACAGCACGGCCAGCTTGGTGACGCCAATCATGACGCCGTACTCGATGGCGGCCACGTTGAACCAGTAGGCGGCCTGGTGGGCGTCGTCGATGGTGATGTCCCAGCcgtgctggccgccgtggttCGACATGGTGGCTCGCATGATGCCGCAGTAGGCCACGGTGCCGGCCCAGGCGGTGGTGACGAGGGCGTCCTCGAACAGCCAGACGCGCTTGATGAAGATGCGGACGTAGCTGCgcaggaggaagaagacggtgaCGAGCGGGATGCATATCGCGATGGTGATGTCGGCGAGGTACGCCAGCGACGCCGGGTGCTCGGGGTTCGACACGACgcccggcggcggcttcagGGCCGGCGTGAAGGTGGGCAGCGGGCTCGTCGACACGCCCGACAGCTGCGGCGCCATGGAGAGCGTCTGGTTTCAAGACGAGAGAGGCCGAGAGGCGGCAGTCATTACAAATTACACGACGGGGGGCGATGGCTCGTCGAGCAGTTCCGCAAGTGGACGGGGGAGCAGACACAGCCAACcagggagagaaaaaaaaaagtgaccAAGACCAATATAGATATTCTTTTCGCTCGACTCAGACTGTACAAACTCCATATATTGCCACTGGTGCGCTCCCTGGGAATCCTTTGGCTCGAAACCCCAGACAGCTGAGAGGCTGAGGGGGGGCAATACCGTATGCAAACCGCTCCAAGCTTGCCGTGTGTCGTGCCATGGGGAATCGTGTCCCGCGTGGCACGAGTATCAAGGGGAGCATGGAGCATGAGCTGAAGACAAGGGCATGCCTTTGAGTACATGGACCGTTTGAGAGTTGAGAGCCGGTGGTGGTCACCCCCAGACATCTCACGTCGTCTCCCGCCCCTGGAGCCGCTTTCATTGGCAACGACTGCGAAACAGGCCGCATCTGGGGTTGCAGCAAGCCGTCTGCCCTACATGGCACGGTGGTATTTCCGTCAGCCCGCATGCCGCGCAGTCGAGACGAGCAGAATACCAGGGGATGGATGCGGCCCGGCCTGCGCAGTCCGTCCGCACGCGAGCGCCAGgaaggcaacattgaattcaTGAACCGCCTGGCCACGCCACGACCCGCGTCGAGCTTGTTTGCAATATTGCACACTGGTTCAGCTCATACCATGCTCGCGGGGGGGAAACGTCTCCTTCGAGAGATGCCCTGAATATTGAGCTAGTTGATCCTCTCGAGCAGCGTATTTGAAGGCCACCGCGTCGTTGCTTGCCCTACATATCCCGCTTAAATACCAAACCAGCACATGGTCTGTACTCGGGTACGACGCCCTACATGACCACCACctgctcttgctgctctaCTCTTTCTCTCGGTCTACATACGTTACGCGGTGCCACACACGGAGTCGAGCTGTTCGCAGGTGCTCAACGATGCATAGCCCAGAGAAACCGCCTGGTGAGGGCCGTCCCTCGCAGCAGGCTCCCAGTGACTCAGAGTACGCGGCGACTGAGCCCACTGCGATTGCAACGCTGgcggacgacgacgtccTATCAGACGCAGAGGCAGCCAGGCTGATTCGGAAAATCGACTGGCATGTCCTGCCAATGCTATTTCTGATTTACGTTGTGGCGTTTCTCGACCGGTACGTCGCCCCCCTTTTTCCCCAGAGAAGAGACGCAGAAGcggtcgacgacgacgacgacggccgtgTAAGTCGCCCTGAGATGATCCAAATTTGACACCAAATCGCCTGCCTACAGGTCCAATGTCTCCAACGCCCTCACCATGAGCATGCCCAGGGAGCTCGGGCTGACGGGCCAGCAGCCCAACATCtcgctggccgtcttcttcgtcccCTACATCGTCTTTGAGATCCCCTCCAACCTGCTGATGAAGCGGCTCTCGCCGCACGTGTGGCTCTCCCTCTGCGTGCTGGGCTTCGGCGTCACGGAGCTGTGCCAGGGCTTCATCCAGGGCTACGGCGGCCTGCTGGCCACccgcttcttcctcggcctcTTCGAGGCGGGCATCTTCCCGGGCAGCTTCTACCTCATCAGCTTCTGGTACCGCCGGGACGAGTCGCAGAAGCGCTTCACCGTCTACTTTTGCTCCGTCATCCTGGCCTCGGCCTTTGGGGGCCTGCTGGCctcggccattgccaacatgGACGGCGTCCGGGGCAAGAGCAACTGGCGCTGGATCTTTATCCTCGAGGGCATCCTGACGATTCTGGTGGCCGCCGTGTCCTTCTTCTGCGTCAGCGACTTTCCCCACGAGGCCGCCTGGCTGTCCGAGAGGGAGAAGCAGGCCGTGCTGAGGAAGACGCGCGCGGGGGACGCCCGGCTCGAGGGCAAGATTACCCGGCGAGATTTAGCAAACTTCTTCACCGACCCCAAGAACTACCTGGGCGCCGTCATGTATTTCTGTAAGTGCTtccctccctctctctctctctcttcccccccgagctgctgctgccgggAGATGTAACCGCTAAGCCCCTGCCAGCGGTCGTCGTGCCCGTCTACGCGTTTGCCTACTTCACGCCAACCATTGTCAAGTCGCTCGGGTACGACGTGTTGCAGACGCAGCTCCGGTCTGTGCCTCCGTTCGCGGCCGCCTTCGGGCTCTGCCTCGTGCTGGCCTACCTGTCGGACCGGACAGACCTGCGGCTGCCCTACGTGCTCGTCTCGGGCGCCATTCTCATCACGGGCCTCGCCATCCTGCTCACCGTGCACGCCAACTTCTCGCTGCAGTACGCGGgcatctgcctcgtctgTATGGGTGCCCTGGGCGCCGGCCCGAGCGTCATCTGCTGGTACCTCATGAACCTGACGGGCCACAAGGAGCGAAGCATCGGCTCTGCATGGATGATTAGTTTCGGTAACACGGGCGGCATCCTGGCCCCATTCGCCTTCCTGCCGCACGACGCTCCATCCTACCGTCTCGGCTACGCGCTGTGCATGGCAATCAGCGTCCTGGGCATCGTCGCTGCCGCCTGCTACGCCCTGCTTGTCCTCCGGGAGAGGCGCAGGCTGGCCAGAGACGGCGGGACCAACAAGGCCCATGTCCCGTCGctgtgaagaagaagcaacgTGTGTATTTGTCAAATGGTCCGGTTCCGGAAgaggaaagggggggagaggggacaaATGCGGAATGGATGTACGTGGTAGCAACAGAGCGTTGCAGTGCGCACGTGTTGTGAGGCAAAAGTCGTCGAGTTGTATATAGCAAAGTGACCACTCGCGTATTTATGCAGCAACTATTTATAATCGCCGTGTCAAGGCTCTCTGCCACAGCAAGCACAACTGGCAGCGTCACACCTGTGCCTTTTTTTGGTGGGTGAGGTTGTTATTGTACCTGCGCCGTGATACTTTTTCCCATTTGATCGTCTCTTGCGACCCGCATTCCTAATGGCCGACCAAGGCGGAAAAGATGTCATATCGCGGGATATCGAAGGTACTTTGGCGCAGAGGACGAAGCTGCAGCGTGGGCTGGACAGTATTGCTGATATCGCATTGTGCCGAGAATAGATGACAActtggcggcctcggccgAAGTAGCATCAAGCTTGTCCAAGGCGAGTTGTCGCCCTTTTGTGTTGGACTCGTGACCCGAAACGGCTGACTCGACGAATAGGGACGAAAGATATTCATCTCGGCGACGGTCATTCTCCTCAACTTCAACGTCACGCTGGGCTCCTCGCTCCCCAGCGGCGCGGCATCTACCCTGAATGCCCATTTTGGCATCACGGAAAAGCTCCAAAAGCCGCTGCCTGTGGCCGTGTTTCTCGTGGGCTATAGTAGGTCCCGCCGCCGGAAGCAGTCTCCAAGCCAGACGACTGAAACCTGACGTCAACGCAGTCTTTGGCCCCATCATCTTTGCCCCCATGTCCGAGTCCTGGGGGCGCCGGCCGGCCTTTCTGATTTCCTTTTCCATATACACGGCGTTTACCCTGGGATGCGCCCTGGCACCCAACTGGCCGGCGTTCCTCTTCTTCCGGTTCATGCTGGGgtgcggcgcggcggcgccccAGACCGTCTCGGGAGGGCTCTTCTGCGACATCTACGCCGACCTCCGGCCTCGCGGGCTGGCGGTGACACTGCTGGGCCTCACGAGCAACGTAGGCCCCCTCTGCGGGCCCATCATCTCGGGCTTCACGTCGACGAGGGTCTGGCAGTGGCAGTTTTGGTGCgccctcatcctcgccggcgtcaaCTGGCCCATGCTGCTGGCCATGCCCGAGACCTTCCCGCCCGTCCTCAAGGCTCGCCGCATCCGGAATGTCTCGAACCGTCCGTCGAGCACCCCTGCCGCTGGCAAAGCACCCTTCAACCTTGGGAAGCAGGCGCGGATCCTCGCGCGCCCGATTCGCCTCCTCTCGGAGccgctcgtcttcttcaccgacctcttcatcctctaCCAGtacatcatcttcttcctctacTTCGGGGCGTACCCCGTCATCTTCCGCGGCACGTACGCCATGCCGGACGGCATCTCTGCCCTCATGTTCATCCCGACGggcatcggcgccgtgctggccatcgccatctttgTCGCCTGGGACCGGTTTCACAAACGCAGCGCCGACAGGGGCAAGGCCTGGGCGCTGCAGGAGGAGTACAGGCGGCTGCCGCTCGCGTGCATCGGGGGGCCCCTTTTCGCCCTCTCCGAGTTCTGGCTGGGCTGGACCGCTCGGCCGAGTATCCCTTGGGTTGTGCCGGCGCTGTCGGGCATCCCCctgggcatcggcatcgacCTGACCTTTATGGCGCTCAACAACTATCTGACCGACGTCTACGGCATCTACAGCGCGTCGGCCCTCGCCTCGAGCGTCTTCACCCGCAACGTcctggccgccgtcatcatccccCTGACCACGTATCCGCTGTACGAGAACCTGGGGACCAGCTGGGCCTGCACCCTGCTGGGGGGGTTGTGCGTGCTCCTGACCCCGATCTCGTTTGCCTTTATCCGCTGGGGCCCCGTGCTGAGGGCGCGCAGCCCCTTTTGCCAGAAGCTGGCTCGGGCCGACGGTGACGACCATCGTGGCACCTCGGTGGAAGTGGTGGTGGCGCCTTGTTGACGGTTGCCCGTGAAGGcgatg
The DNA window shown above is from Metarhizium brunneum chromosome 1, complete sequence and carries:
- the mdlC gene encoding Benzoylformate decarboxylase, which codes for MALRTRLARKVHFRPLPPSAASRRFRPLARLPPSPESPPAAPFSTSRYSRQAPDRASMAASQLTQAPYTTAFALFEALWEAGITACFVNVGSDHPSVLEAIVKGKRERPNAWPRIITCPAEMTAISMADGYARVSGRPQAVLVHVDVGTQALGHGVHNASVGRVPVFIFAGMCPYTEAGELTGSRTEYMHWLQEAPDQKAIVRQYCRYTGEVRTGLNVKQTVGRALQFASSAPKGPVYVAGAREVLAQEVQPYSLDQAQWVPVGPGALPEDAVAAIARALVQARRPLVVTGYSGRDRRCPGLLVALADLVPGIRVHDTGGSDVCFPFEHPASEGFRLAFDECTRDTDLVFLLDCDVPWIPARNPPPDDATIYHVDCDPLNQQIPVSFFPAHGRWKADSFTALSQLVEYIKNDAALAKQLQDPEYAARGAAREKVHASRLAEIAAQARLGDDEPLNAANIGSLLKTALPESTTFVIEAVTAAQTLSDQLQPSRPGSWINCGATGIGWSNGAALGVKMALTDLESDQARQHSLVCQVVGDGSFMCAAPSSALWVASKYEIPVLTIVLNNGGWKAPRNSAQLVYPDGLAAGATDDEINISFCPTPNYAALAEAAAGSGAGGGGLADDDGAWMRGVRVKTVADLKRALEMVESRVIQQRKGMLLEVML
- the SAT4_1 gene encoding Satratoxin biosynthesis SC1 cluster protein 4 is translated as MAPQLSGVSTSPLPTFTPALKPPPGVVSNPEHPASLAYLADITIAICIPLVTVFFLLRSYVRIFIKRVWLFEDALVTTAWAGTVAYCGIMRATMSNHGGQHGWDITIDDAHQAAYWFNVAAIEYGVMIGVTKLAVLWLYRRVFSPIRWSKFDLTIVTLIVIIFGFYGSTSLVKIFECNPRAKIWNPSVPGKCVDIHIILNVSGAFNTVTDYLILLLPVHAVRKLQMDRLKRVLVVLAFTFGLCAPIFATIGFVVRLRNSGNPDSSWKQPEILLWGAAELASGNLCVCFPELAVLFRKKNRTRSGPRRPTGSELKESQELKNGRKPPSDPYFTKSLMSTMFSTTDGDAQYVELQDQPSCKATPARPYR
- the prlL_1 gene encoding MFS transporter prlL encodes the protein MHSPEKPPGEGRPSQQAPSDSEYAATEPTAIATLADDDVLSDAEAARLIRKIDWHVLPMLFLIYVVAFLDRSNVSNALTMSMPRELGLTGQQPNISLAVFFVPYIVFEIPSNLLMKRLSPHVWLSLCVLGFGVTELCQGFIQGYGGLLATRFFLGLFEAGIFPGSFYLISFWYRRDESQKRFTVYFCSVILASAFGGLLASAIANMDGVRGKSNWRWIFILEGILTILVAAVSFFCVSDFPHEAAWLSEREKQAVLRKTRAGDARLEGKITRRDLANFFTDPKNYLGAVMYFSVVVPVYAFAYFTPTIVKSLGYDVLQTQLRSVPPFAAAFGLCLVLAYLSDRTDLRLPYVLVSGAILITGLAILLTVHANFSLQYAGICLVCMGALGAGPSVICWYLMNLTGHKERSIGSAWMISFGNTGGILAPFAFLPHDAPSYRLGYALCMAISVLGIVAAACYALLVLRERRRLARDGGTNKAHVPSL
- the prlG_1 gene encoding MFS transporter prlG; the protein is MADQGGKDVISRDIEDDNLAASAEVASSLSKGRKIFISATVILLNFNVTLGSSLPSGAASTLNAHFGITEKLQKPLPVAVFLVGYIFGPIIFAPMSESWGRRPAFLISFSIYTAFTLGCALAPNWPAFLFFRFMLGCGAAAPQTVSGGLFCDIYADLRPRGLAVTLLGLTSNVGPLCGPIISGFTSTRVWQWQFWCALILAGVNWPMLLAMPETFPPVLKARRIRNVSNRPSSTPAAGKAPFNLGKQARILARPIRLLSEPLVFFTDLFILYQYIIFFLYFGAYPVIFRGTYAMPDGISALMFIPTGIGAVLAIAIFVAWDRFHKRSADRGKAWALQEEYRRLPLACIGGPLFALSEFWLGWTARPSIPWVVPALSGIPLGIGIDLTFMALNNYLTDVYGIYSASALASSVFTRNVLAAVIIPLTTYPLYENLGTSWACTLLGGLCVLLTPISFAFIRWGPVLRARSPFCQKLARADGDDHRGTSVEVVVAPC